CCTCAATTCGTGCGGTACCGCGCACCTACAAAGAGGGCTCACTGGCTCTGGGCGCATCAAAAATCTTTACTATCTTTAAATTGCTTGTTCCGGCCGCTCGTTCGGGCATCATGACTGCAGTGATACTGGGTATTGGTCGAGCTCTGGGCGAGACAATGGCCATCATCATGGTGATGGGTAACGCGCCAGCCATGCCTCAGGGCATTCTCGACTCTGCTCGGACGCTAACCGCGAATATCGCTATTGAAATGTCTTACGCAAGCGGTGTGCACGCCAATGCACTCTACGCTACAGGTGTTGTTCTGCTGGTGTTTATCATGATGTTGAACGCAGCTCTGCTTTATCTCAACCGCGAAAAAGCGAAGTAAACTGGTTTAAGGTGATGACTATGGATCGCGCAAAATTAAAGAAATCACGCCAGTTTAAAGATACTATCTTTAACGGCTTTGTCTGGGCATCGGCGGCACTAACGGTAGGTTTTTTGTTCTGGATTATCTGGTACATCTTATCGAACGGTTTGCAGCATGTTGACTGGGACTTTATTACTGACAACTACACTCGTACTGGCGAAGAACACGGTATTTTCCCAATGATTGTAGCGACAATTTACATGGTAATCGCGTCAATTGCGGTTGCAGCTCCTCTGGGTATTATGACGGCAATTTATCTTACCGAATACGCGAAAGTGGGCAGTAAACTTGTCAAAGTTATCCGATTCTGTACTGAGTCATTGGCGGGTATCCCATCAATTATTTTCGGTCTGTTTGGTATGACTTTCTTCGTGGCAATCTTAGGTTTGGGTTTCTCGATTCTTTCGGGTGCATTGACACTAAGTATTCTCATTCTCCCAGTGATCATCCGTACTACGGAAGAAGCACTGATGGCAGTGCCACAAACGTATCGTGAGGGCTCATATGGTTTGGGCGCTTCAAAAATTTACACCATCTGGCGTTTGATTTTGCCTAGTGCAATGCCAGGTATCTTAACCTCGGTCATTCTTAGTATTGGTCGTGTAATAGGTGAATCTGCTCCTGTCTTTCTGACTGCGGGTATGGTGGCTCGTATACCTGATTCTTTACTTGATTCAGGTCGAACGCTAACCGTTCACCTATATAAGCTAACTACTGAGCTTTTCACTATTGAAGAGTGGAATCAAGCTTATGGTACAGCTACCGTGCTGATTGTCGTTGTTCTCTTGATCAACATGATCACCAAGCTAATCGCAAGCCGTTTCAACACTGCGAATTATTAATCTGCGACTTTAACTGCAACAAGCACAGACACGAATTTAAGATTGAAGAGATAGAGACAATGAACAAATTTGATATTGAAAACCTAGATCTGTTTTATGGCGAAAATCAAGCACTGAAAGCGATTAATTTGCCGATTCCGGTACGTCAGGTAACGGCACTTATAGGACCGTCAGGCTGTGGAAAATCTACGCTATTGCGTTGCCTTAACCGTATGAATGACCTGATTGAAGGGGTAAAGATTACAGGTAAGTTGGATATGGACGGCACGGACATTTATGGAAACATTGATGTCGCTGACCTACGGATTAAAGTGGGCATGGTGTTCCAAAAGCCTAATCCATTCCCGATGAGCATCTATGAAAATGTTGCATATGGCCTGCGAGCTCAGGGTATTAAAGACAAGAAACACATTGATGAAGTCGTTGAGCGCTCACTGCGCAGCGCAGCACTTTGGGATGAAGTAAAAGATCGCTTGAAGTCACATGCGTTTGGTCTTTCGGGTGGTCAGCAGCAGCGTTTGTGTATTGCTCGTACGATTGCCATGGAACCAGATGTCATCTTGATGGATGAACCAACGTCGGCCCTTGATCCAATCGCAACCCATAAGATTGAAGAGCTGATGGAAGAGCTGAAGAAAAACTACACGATCGTTATTGTGACTCACTCTATGCAGCAAGCACGTCGTATCTCTGACCGCACGGCTTTCTTCTTAATGGGTGAGCTCGTTGAACATGATGCTACTCAGGTTATTTTTAGCGAACCCAAAGATGACCGTACCAAGGGATACGTAAATGGTGATTTTGGTTAATCACTCTACTGTTTTATTGGCATTATCACTATAACAATAAGCGATGGTACTTTGCCCCTCCTAATGAGGGGCTTTTTTACGTTTCAATGTTGAGGCTATGGCTAGCGTTTTCTTAAGCTGTAAACTTTTTATCTCGGCTTTTGGTGGAGAACTTCTTTTGGTACATATTCTGATCAGCGATGGAGATCAATTGGTTAAGGCTGGTTGAATCTTGAGGGTATGCTGCACTGCCTAAGCTGGCGGAAAGATACACCGTTTGCTCTTGTATGGTGATACTTTCATCAAAACAGCGATTAATCGAATCTGACAGTTGTTGAATGATTGCTTCATCATCTGAGTTGGTAAGAACGGCGAATTCATCACCACCGATCCGAAATACAGACAGGTTGTGACGACTCATCAATGCGACTAAACGCGCCGATATTATCCTCAGCGCTAGGTCACCTGCTTGATGACCATGTGAATCATTGATTTTTTTGAAACCATTTAGGTCGAGCAAAATCAATGAGAAATGAGAGGTTTGTTCAATGTAATCGGTGAGTTGACGCATAAAGGCTAAACGGTTTGGAATGCCTGTTAGAGAGTCTGTCAGCGAGACTTGTTTATGAAACAACGCTTCTTTGTGGATGATATAGCTGACGACACCGACACAGGCAAACAGTAACATCATCAGCACAAACTGCGCGTGTGTAATTGCTTGAGCTTGTTTCATTTGAGATTGGTATAGCGGGCTCTTAATACGAAAATTTGTATTCACATAGTTGATCATCGACATGTACTGGTATTCGAAGTCCTCCGCGAGGCTGAGTGCGAGCTTTCTGTTGTCGGGCAATTGTTCTACTTTGCCCTCCAAACTCTTAAATTGCTCAAATAAGGTTCTAAAGAAGCTCTTAGCACCGGGAAGCGCAATATAAGTATCTGCTTCGCGGCTATTTATCAGCAGCTCGAAGCGACTCCAAGTCAGCTCATATTTCAGTATTGTGCGGTCTAAAAGTTGGTCGTCTTTTTCAGCGAGAGCAGTGATGGTTCTGAGTTCAGAAAACTCTTTTGTCAGTTGAAAGAGAAACCACGTTGCTTGGTTCTGCTGTTCACTGTATGAACGAGCCAAGTCACGCGTGGCTGACAGAAAGTATAAGTTTGCGACGATCAGTATCGCAGAGAGAAAGATAAGCAACACTTTAGCTCTGGATAGGATCTGGTTAAAACTACGAACGCTAGTTGGATTTCTCATCAGGACTTCTGTGAATCATTATTTTGCCAATTTGCCACACCATTTGAGAATGAAAAGTTGTGTTGTCAATCTCAGGGAACTTGTCTAAGTTAAAGACCAGCCAATATGGACCTTTATTTCGCACTTTCATTTTCTTGCCATTCATTTTGTACGCGATTATAGGCTCGTACTTCACAATGTTTTCTATCGTTACACTCGCTGAGTAGTCATTGAGAGCGATAAATGACACTGAGGTTGTGTCTTGAATGCCGAGCTGTTCGAGCATGTCAGAGACCCGCACCCCAGTAAACTCATGGGCTT
This DNA window, taken from Vibrio neptunius, encodes the following:
- the pstB gene encoding phosphate ABC transporter ATP-binding protein PstB, translating into MNKFDIENLDLFYGENQALKAINLPIPVRQVTALIGPSGCGKSTLLRCLNRMNDLIEGVKITGKLDMDGTDIYGNIDVADLRIKVGMVFQKPNPFPMSIYENVAYGLRAQGIKDKKHIDEVVERSLRSAALWDEVKDRLKSHAFGLSGGQQQRLCIARTIAMEPDVILMDEPTSALDPIATHKIEELMEELKKNYTIVIVTHSMQQARRISDRTAFFLMGELVEHDATQVIFSEPKDDRTKGYVNGDFG
- the pstA gene encoding phosphate ABC transporter permease PstA; this translates as MDRAKLKKSRQFKDTIFNGFVWASAALTVGFLFWIIWYILSNGLQHVDWDFITDNYTRTGEEHGIFPMIVATIYMVIASIAVAAPLGIMTAIYLTEYAKVGSKLVKVIRFCTESLAGIPSIIFGLFGMTFFVAILGLGFSILSGALTLSILILPVIIRTTEEALMAVPQTYREGSYGLGASKIYTIWRLILPSAMPGILTSVILSIGRVIGESAPVFLTAGMVARIPDSLLDSGRTLTVHLYKLTTELFTIEEWNQAYGTATVLIVVVLLINMITKLIASRFNTANY
- a CDS encoding molybdopterin-dependent oxidoreductase; translated protein: MRGVIVAFVLLFSTPLFSAELVVGIDNRQPETLVYDQLVSQYPTTSFTTQLPWQPEAHEFTGVRVSDMLEQLGIQDTTSVSFIALNDYSASVTIENIVKYEPIIAYKMNGKKMKVRNKGPYWLVFNLDKFPEIDNTTFHSQMVWQIGKIMIHRSPDEKSN
- a CDS encoding GGDEF domain-containing protein; this encodes MRNPTSVRSFNQILSRAKVLLIFLSAILIVANLYFLSATRDLARSYSEQQNQATWFLFQLTKEFSELRTITALAEKDDQLLDRTILKYELTWSRFELLINSREADTYIALPGAKSFFRTLFEQFKSLEGKVEQLPDNRKLALSLAEDFEYQYMSMINYVNTNFRIKSPLYQSQMKQAQAITHAQFVLMMLLFACVGVVSYIIHKEALFHKQVSLTDSLTGIPNRLAFMRQLTDYIEQTSHFSLILLDLNGFKKINDSHGHQAGDLALRIISARLVALMSRHNLSVFRIGGDEFAVLTNSDDEAIIQQLSDSINRCFDESITIQEQTVYLSASLGSAAYPQDSTSLNQLISIADQNMYQKKFSTKSRDKKFTA